A portion of the Bombina bombina isolate aBomBom1 chromosome 9, aBomBom1.pri, whole genome shotgun sequence genome contains these proteins:
- the LOC128640560 gene encoding olfactory receptor-like protein COR4 produces the protein MFSFNHSDVRGFTIQGITDILELQLPLFFFLLLLYLIIITGNMTIVAAISQDRHLYTPMYILLMNLSIDDILLTSSVLPSILHNLVTDSKDMSFAGCITQMYTYISFLCTEVLLLAAMAYDRYVAICHPLHYVLLMSQRHCAYFIGATWSVAFLSLTGYPILVSKLHFCASHLLKHIFCDMSPVMKLSCGGLFYIDILIYTEGPLLGLGPFLFTLISYIYIISTIIKIQSSEGRRKAFSTCASHLTCVILYYGTVISLHLRPTSSYLPSVDKYFSLINVILVPMLNPLIYSFKNQEIRNALNKIISGNIWDAKDS, from the coding sequence ATGTTCTCATTTAATCATTCTGATGTGAGAGGATTTACAATTCAAGGAATTACTGACATCCTGGAGCTGCAGTTGCCTCTTTTCTTCTTCCTTCTTCTCTTGTACCTCATCATTATAACGGGGAACATGACAATTGTTGCTGCAATTTCCCAGGATCGTCACCTCTACACTCCTATGTACATATTGTTAATGAATTTATCAATAGATGACATCTTATTAACCTCATCCGTTCTGCCTAGCATCTTACATAATCTAGTCACAGACAGTAAGGACATGTCATTTGCAGGGTGTATAACTCAGATGTACACCTATATATCCTTCCTTTGCACTGAAGTGCTCCTGTTGGCGGCCATGGCGTATGATCGCTATGTGGCCATCTGTCACCCTCTACATTATGTTTTACTTATGAGCCAAAGACACTGCGCATATTTTATTGGGGCCACTTGGTCTGTTGCTTTCTTATCTCTCACAGGTTATCCCATCCTTGTATCAAAGTTACATTTTTGTGCATCCCATCTTCTAAAGCATATTTTTTGTGATATGAGTCCAGTGATGAAGTTGTCATGTGGGGGTTTATTTTATATTGACATTTTGATTTACACTGAAGGGCCGCTACTGGGATTAGGTCCCTTTTTGTTTActttaatttcatatatatatataatctcaactaTTATTAAAATACAGTCATCAGAAGGTAGGAGAAAAGCATTTTCTACCTGTGCCTCTCACCTCACCTGTGTCATTTTATATTATGGAACAGTCATTAGTCTGCATTTAAGACCCACATCAAGTTATTTACCAAGTGTAGACAAATATTTTTCACTTATAAATGTAATTCTGGTTCCCATGTTAAATCCACTtatttacagctttaaaaatcaggaGATTAGAAATGCTTTAAACAAGATCATATCTGGAAATATATGGGATGCAAAAGATTCCTGA